The DNA window TCCCTGGGGTCTTCAGGCGCAAACACGGTGGCTGATACGTCCACCGATCGGGTGACCAGGATCAACCGGCTCGGTGACAAGTTGACATCGGGTCGCCGAACGGGTCTCCTGGGTCCATGTCAGTGCGTACCGCCTCCCGGAGCCTCCACGTCGAGCTCCGCCGTGCCGCCAGCGCACTGTGTTGTCCCCGCGCCTGCTGTCTGTAGCGCACCGCGCCGCAGGAGCCGGACGGTCCTGAGCGGCCCTCCCGGATGCTCCGCGGCATACGCGGCCCAATCGGCCCCCACTCCGCACCCTCTGCTCCAGCGCGCCCGGGACCCCTGCGACCGGTGTGCGCGACCGCTTCCGCGAGGACACCGCCCGTGCACCGCACCGTCCGCCCCACCGCCGTCCCCCGTACCCGCTGGACCGACGGCCTCAGCGACCTGTCCATCGCCGGCGACCCGCTGGCCTTCCCCCACCTGGCCGTGGAGAACGCCCCCGGCCACCCCACCACCGTGGCCGGCTTCGCCGCGCTGGCCCGGTCCATCGCCGCCGACCGCGCCCGCTGGCGGCCACTGGTCCGCTATGACGCCCTCACCCGCTGGTACGCCCGGCTGGAGACCGGGCCCGGCTATGAGGTGTGGCTGCTGAGCTGGCTGCCCGGCCAGTCCAGCGGGCTGCATGACCACGGTGCCTCCACCGGGGTGCTGACGGTCGTTCAGGGCGAACTGGCCGAGCGCTCCGTCGACCGCTCCGGCGAGTCCGTCCGCGCCCTGGCGCCCGGGTCCGTGCGGGTCCTTCCCGGTCGCCATGGCCGATCGGGGCAGCGCAGCGGCTCCGCCCCCGGGTACCTCCACGAGATGGTCAACACCACGCTGGAGCCCGCCGTCAGCATCCACGTCTACTCCCCCGGGCTGGTCGAGATGAACCAGTACGGCCAGGTCGCCGCCGCGCGGCGGCAGAGCGCATACGAGGGCGCCTGACCGCGTTGTCGGCCGTGCCTGCGAGGATGGCCGCATGCGCATCGTGGTACTGGCCGGAGGGATCGGCGGCGCGCGCTTCCTGCGCGGCCTCAAGGAAGCGGTCACGCCGGGCGGCGGTCCACCGCCCGGCGATGCCGACATCACCGACACCAACGTCACCGACGTCACCGACGTCACCGACGTCACCGACATCACCGTCATCGGCAACACCGGCGACGACATTCACCTCTTCGGGTTGAAGGTCTGCCCGGACCTCGACACCGTGATGTACACCCTCGGCGGTGGCATCAACGAGGAGCAGGGGTGGGGCAGGGCCGCCGAGAGCTGGTCGGTCAAGGAGGAGCTGAAGGCGTACGGCGTCGGACCGGACTGGTTCGGCCTGGGCGACCGGGACTTCGCCACCCATATCGTCCGCACCCAGATGCTGGCCGCCGGCTACCCGCTGAGCGCGGTCACCGAGGCGCTGTGCGCCCGCTGGCAGCCCGGGGTGCGGCTGCTCCCGATGTCCGACGACCGGGTGGAGACGCACGTCCTGGTCGAGGACGGCGAGGGCCGCCGCGCGGTGCACTTCCAGGAGTACTGGGTGCGGCTGCGCGCCGAGGTCCCGGCGCAGGCGATCCTCCCGGTCGGCGCCGAGGACGCCGCGCCGGCCCCCGGCGTGCTGGAGGCCATCGCCGAGGCCGATGTGATCCTCTTCCCGCCGTCCAACCCGGTGGTCTCCATCGGCACCATCCTGGCCGTGCCCGGCATCCGGCAGGCGGTCGCCGAGGCCGACGCGCCCGTGGTGGGCCTCTCCCCGATCGTCGGCGGCGCCCCGGTGCGCGGCATGGCCGACAAGGTGCTGGCCGCTGTCGGCGTGGAGTCGACCGCCGAGGCGGTGGCCAGGCACTACGGCCCCGGGCTGCTGGACGGCTGGCTGGTGGACACCGCCGACGCCGACGCGGTGCCGGCCGTGGAGGCGGCCGGGATCGTCTGCCGCGCGCTGCCGCTGATGATGACCGACGTCCAGGCCACGGCCGCGATGGCCCGCGCGGCGCTGGCGCTGGCCGAGGAGGTGCGCGGGTGACCGCCTACTCGGTCTGGGGCGTCCCCGGCATCCCGGAGATCGGCCCGGGCGACGACCTGGCCGCCGCCGTCGCCACGGCGGCCCGCGCCGACGGGCTGCCCGGCCTGCGGGGCGGCGACATCCTGCTGGTCACCTCGAAGATCGTCAGCAAGGCCGAAGGCCGCGTGGTGCGGGCCGCCGACCGGGAGGCCGCCATCGACGCGGAGACCGTGCGGCTGGTCGCCCGCCGGGGCAGCGTCCGGATCGTGGAGAACCGGCAGGGCCTGGTGATGGCGGCGGCCGGGGTGGACGCCTCCAACACCGCCCCCGGCACCGTGCTGCTGCTCCCCGAGGACCCGGACGCCTCCGCCCGCGCCCTCCGCGCCCGGCTGCGCGAACTCACCGGCGCCGAGGTCGCGGTCGTCATCACCGACACCTTCGGCCGCCCCTGGCGCAACGGCCTCACCGACGCCGCCATCGGCGCCGCCGGGATCGCCGCACTGGACGACCACCGGGGCCGCACCGACAGCCACGGCAACGAGTTGGCGATGACCGTCACCGCCACCGCCGACGAACTGGCCGCCGCCGGGGACCTCGCCAAGGGCAAGACGGCGGGCCTGCCGGTCGCCGTGGTCCGCGGCCTGGGCCGCCTCACCACGGCCGAGGACGGCGACGGCGCCCGCCCGCTGGTCCGGGCGGCGGCCGACGACATGTTCCGGCTCGGCACCTCGGAGGCGCTGCGGCAGGCGGTGACGCTGCGCCGCACCGTGCGCGCGTTCACCGCCGAGCCGGTGGACGGCGGCGCCGTACGCCGCGCGGTGGCCGCCGCCGTGACCGCGCCCGCGCCGCACCACACCACCCCGTGGCGGTTTGTGCTGCTGGAGAGCGAGGCCGCGCGCACCAAGCTGCTGGACGCCATGCTGGACGCCTGGCGCACCGACCTGCGGGAGCTGGACGGCTGGGACGAGGAGCGGATCGCCCGCCGCACCCGGCGCGGCGATGTGCTGCGGGGTGCGCCGTACCTGGTGGTGCCCTGCCTGGTCGCGGACGGCGCGCACGGCTACCCGGACGGGCGGCGCGGCGCCGCCGAGCGGGAGATGTTCGTGGTCGCGATGGGCGCGTCCGTGCAGAACCTGCTGGTGGCGCTGGCCGGCGAGGGCTATGGCTCGGCCTGGGTGTCGTCCACCATGTTCTGCCGCGACACGGTGCGCGAGGCGCTGGGCATCCCGGACGACTGGGACCCCATGGGCGCGGTGGCCGTGGGCCGCCCCGCCGCTGCGCCCGGGGAGCGCCCGGCCCGGCCCGCCGACCCGTATATCGAGGTGCGCTGAACGGGACGAGCTGAACGGGACGGGCTGAAGAGGGCGGGTCGAAGGGGACCGGCTGAAGCAGCTTGGGCGGACGGCAGCCGGTCCACCGGAGGGGGAGAGAAACGGCGGACCGGCTGCGGGGCTCGGCCTGGTGCCGGGTCACCGGAGGATGCCCGTACCCAAAGGCCACCCGGCGGCCGAGCGGATGGAGATCGCCGTCCCCAGCGGGGCGGCGGAGGTGCTGCCGCCACTCGGTGCGGCCACCGCCTCACTGGTCGGCTGCCCTATGGGCAACCAGGCAAAACGCCTGTTTCCCCATGGGTCCGCCGGGTAGGCGGACCGTCCCGCTTACCGCCCCTCACATCGCCCGGAAGTCGCGCGGGGCCAACCGGGGAGCCCGGCGCGGTGCCTGCGCCCCGGTGAGGCAGATGAGCCGGCAGGCCCGGTAGCGGTGGCCCCGGTACGGCTCCAGCAGCTCCAGCATCCCGGCGTCGTCGGTGCGGTGCCGCCCGGCCAGTACCCAGCCGACGGTGTGGGGCAGGTGCAGGTCGCCCACCGTGACGGCGTCGGCGTCGCCGTTGCTGCGCTGGAGCGTCTCGGCGGCCGTCCACGGCCCGACCCCCGGCACGGCGGCCAGCCGGGCGGCGGCAGCCGCCGGCTCCATCGCGGACGCCTCCTCCAGACGCGGTGCCAGCCGGGCCGCCCGCACCACCGTGGCGGCCCGCTTGGCGTCCACCCCGGCGCGGTGCCACTCCCAGGACGGGACCATCGCCCAGTCCCGGGCGGCGGGCGCCACCCGCATCCGGGCCACCGGTGAGCCGTACGCGGCCGCCGGGCCGGGGGCGGGCGTGCCGAACCGCTGGAGCAGCAGCCGCCACCCCCGGTACGCCTCGTCGGCGGTGACCTTCTGCTCCAGCACCGTGGGGACCAGCGACTCCATCACCAGGCCGGTGCGGCCGATCCGCAGCCCCGGGTGGCGCCGGTGGGTGTCGTACAGCAGCCGGTGGCGGGGGTCCGGGGCGAAGCCGGACGGGTCGTCGCCGTCGCCCAGCAGGACCGGCAGCCGGTCCAGCAGCCACTCCGCGCCCGGCCCCCAG is part of the Peterkaempfera bronchialis genome and encodes:
- the cofD gene encoding 2-phospho-L-lactate transferase, with protein sequence MRIVVLAGGIGGARFLRGLKEAVTPGGGPPPGDADITDTNVTDVTDVTDVTDITVIGNTGDDIHLFGLKVCPDLDTVMYTLGGGINEEQGWGRAAESWSVKEELKAYGVGPDWFGLGDRDFATHIVRTQMLAAGYPLSAVTEALCARWQPGVRLLPMSDDRVETHVLVEDGEGRRAVHFQEYWVRLRAEVPAQAILPVGAEDAAPAPGVLEAIAEADVILFPPSNPVVSIGTILAVPGIRQAVAEADAPVVGLSPIVGGAPVRGMADKVLAAVGVESTAEAVARHYGPGLLDGWLVDTADADAVPAVEAAGIVCRALPLMMTDVQATAAMARAALALAEEVRG
- a CDS encoding DNA-3-methyladenine glycosylase family protein; amino-acid sequence: MTVPPPRPAPGPASAEAGPGRTWRPPYPLDLGLTLGFLRRGPGDPAYRTTPDGAVWRASRTPAGPGTVRIAARPSEGAVEARAWGPGAEWLLDRLPVLLGDGDDPSGFAPDPRHRLLYDTHRRHPGLRIGRTGLVMESLVPTVLEQKVTADEAYRGWRLLLQRFGTPAPGPAAAYGSPVARMRVAPAARDWAMVPSWEWHRAGVDAKRAATVVRAARLAPRLEEASAMEPAAAAARLAAVPGVGPWTAAETLQRSNGDADAVTVGDLHLPHTVGWVLAGRHRTDDAGMLELLEPYRGHRYRACRLICLTGAQAPRRAPRLAPRDFRAM
- a CDS encoding cysteine dioxygenase — protein: MHRTVRPTAVPRTRWTDGLSDLSIAGDPLAFPHLAVENAPGHPTTVAGFAALARSIAADRARWRPLVRYDALTRWYARLETGPGYEVWLLSWLPGQSSGLHDHGASTGVLTVVQGELAERSVDRSGESVRALAPGSVRVLPGRHGRSGQRSGSAPGYLHEMVNTTLEPAVSIHVYSPGLVEMNQYGQVAAARRQSAYEGA
- a CDS encoding coenzyme F420-0:L-glutamate ligase, with translation MTAYSVWGVPGIPEIGPGDDLAAAVATAARADGLPGLRGGDILLVTSKIVSKAEGRVVRAADREAAIDAETVRLVARRGSVRIVENRQGLVMAAAGVDASNTAPGTVLLLPEDPDASARALRARLRELTGAEVAVVITDTFGRPWRNGLTDAAIGAAGIAALDDHRGRTDSHGNELAMTVTATADELAAAGDLAKGKTAGLPVAVVRGLGRLTTAEDGDGARPLVRAAADDMFRLGTSEALRQAVTLRRTVRAFTAEPVDGGAVRRAVAAAVTAPAPHHTTPWRFVLLESEAARTKLLDAMLDAWRTDLRELDGWDEERIARRTRRGDVLRGAPYLVVPCLVADGAHGYPDGRRGAAEREMFVVAMGASVQNLLVALAGEGYGSAWVSSTMFCRDTVREALGIPDDWDPMGAVAVGRPAAAPGERPARPADPYIEVR